The following is a genomic window from Janibacter sp. DB-40.
CCGATCAGCGTGCGGCTGCAGCGCCGGGGTGTGCCCGGCCACGGGGTCTCGGTCGTCGCCGCCGCGTTCCCTCAGGCGACCCTCGACGAGCTGCCCGACCGGATGCGCTCCCTCCTGCTCGACCCCCGGACGCTGCCGGCCACCGATGCCGCGGAGCGCCTCGGCGATGCCCTCACCGAGCTGCTCACCGCCCAGGCGGCCACGGCCCCCTTCGTCCTCGTCCTCGACGACGCGCAGCACCTGGATGCGGTGAGCCTGGCGGCGCTGCGGGCCGCGGCCTCGCGCTCCCTGGGACCCGGCGCCTTTGGCGCCCTCGTGGCCGTCGGTCCGGCGGAGGTCGATCCGACGACGGGGCACCCGCGCACGGTCACGGCCCGGGAGCTGTCGCTGCTGCACGTGGACCTGCAGCCCTTCGCGGCGGCCGACACGGTCGAGCTGCTCGCCGCGCACGACGTGCCGACCGACACCGCCCTGTGGGCGCACCGCGAGTCCGGCGGCAACCCCGGCCTGGCCCGCGAGATCGCCGCGGCCGTCGACGGACTCCCTCCCGAGGAGGCGGCCCGCCAGCTGGGTGGCCTCGCGCGCGCCCGCGTCCACGGGCTGACCGAGCCGGTGCGCGCCACCCTCCAGCGGGTTGCGGCGATGCACCAGCCGACGACGGCGATACTCCAGCGCATCGGCGGCGAGACCGCCGTTGCGAGCATCCGCGCGGCCCGGGCCCTCGGCCTGCTCGTCACCGAGGACGAGTACCTACGACTCACCCCTGAGGCCCTCGGCGACGTCCTCCTGGAGTCCGTGGACAGCGACGAGCTGATCGCCCTGCACCGCGAGCTCGCCGAGCACGCCGACAGCGAGGGCCTGACCCGGTACCACCTCGCCCTCGCCGGCGACACCGGGACGACCCCCGCCGACCTCGCCGCCGCCGCGACCGGGTGCGCCTCCAGGGGCGAGCACGACCTCGCCGCCCAGCTGTACCTGCTGGCTGCGGACGCCGGGACGCCCGAGCGGGACGAGTGGCTCACCCTCAGCCTGGAGAACGCCGTCATCGGCAAGGAGACCCGGGTGCTGCACCGGGCCACCCGTGCCGCAGCGGACCTGACCGAGCCCAGCCTGTCCGTGCGCGCCAAGCTCGCTCTCGTCGAGCTCGGGGACAGCGCCCCCGACGAGATCCTCGTCGCCGCCCTGTACGAGTCCCGCGACGACCCGACGCTGCAGGCCCGCGTGCACCTGCAGCGCGCCCGCCTCCTCGCCGGCAGCAACGACCTGCGCTCCGCCATGGACACCGCCGGCCGCGCGGTCGAGCTGGCCCGGCGCGCCGGCCGCACCGACATCGAGGTCGACGCCCTGACCGTGGGGGCCGCGGTCGGCCGGACCCTCGGCGACCCGGACGCCCGCCGGCTGATGGAGGAGGCGGCGGCGCTCGCGGGTGACCCGAGGCCCGGCCAGGTGCACACCTCCGCGCGCTACATCGCGGCACGCTTCTCGCTCCACGACGACGACCTGCGCCGGGCGCGCGCGGCCTTCGTCGACATGCTCGCCGATGTCGGTCCCGACGCCGGCTACGACACCGTGCACGTGCTGCGCTCGCTCGTCGAGGTCGTCGCGCGGCAGGGCCGTGGTCGCGAGGCCCTCGAGCTCGCCGGCCGCGCCACCCGCGCGGCGACGCACTTCGACACCCCGGTGGCGACCACGTGGTTCATCGAGGAGATCGCCGAGAGCGTCGGCGGCACCTTCGAGCGCACCCGCGTCGTCAGCTCGCGCGGCGTCGACCTCGCTCGCCGCGAGCGCGACCAGCGCTACCTGCGGCGCCACCTCGCCCACCTCGGCCTCGCGCTGCTGCACCTCGACGACCTCGAGGGCGCGGTCGGGGTCTACCGGGAGCTGCGTCGCCTGGACGCCGACTCCGGGATCCGCGACCTGACCTCCGTCCGGTGGCACACCGACGCCGTGACGGCACTGGTGCTCGGCGGCGAGGTCGACGAGGCCGACGGCCTGCTCGCCGAGGTGCGCGCCGGTCTCGACGATGGGATGGGTGCCCCCGGCGTGGCCGCCGCCGCCGACCGGGCCGCCGCGGAGATCGCCGCCGCCCGCGGCGACCTGGACACCGCGCGCACGCTGGCGACGCGCTCCATCACCGCCGCGGAGGAGCACCGACTGCCCATCGAGCTGGCCCGCTCCCTCGTCACCCTGGCGCACATCGAGCGCCGCGCCCGCCGCGGTGGCCGCAGCCGCGAGGCCGCGGCCCGGGCCCGCGAGGTGCTGCGGCCGCTGCACGCGGTGCCGTGGGCGGAGTGGGTCAACGCGCGCTTCCCCGAGGGCGCCGCGCTGCACACTCTCGAGCTCGAGGAGCCGGAGGGCACCGCCGACCCGCTCGGCGACCTCACCCTCACCGAGCAGCAGGTCGCCGGGCTCGTCGCCGAGGGCGCGAGCAACCGCGAGATCGCCCAGCGCCTGCACCTGAGCGTCAAGACCGTCGAGGGCAGCCTGACCCGGATCTACCGCAAGACCGGCGTGCGCTCACGCACCCAGCTGGCCACGCTCGTCCTCGGCCACGGCCCCCGCTGACGCGGCCCGCCCCCTTCGCAGGAGCCTAAGCAGTTGCGCAAGGAGAGGCTTGGGGGTTGCAGGAGCCTAAGCAGTTGCGAAGGGTGGGCTGCAGGAGCCTAAGCAGTTGCGAAGGGTGGGGCCGGGTCAGTCCGTCTCGAGGTCGATGTCGTCGTCCGGGTCCCGGCGGCGGCGCATCGAGCGGCGGACCATCCACGCGAGGGTGGCCAGCACGGCGATGATGATCAGGGCGTAGACGACCTTGCTGATCGGGTCCATGTACTGCTCGACGAGGTGGTAGCGGCCGCCGAGCTGGTAGCCGATCGTGACGAAGAGCGAGTTCCACAGCAGCGACCCGGCGGTCGTGTACCCGAGGAAGATCGTCACCGGCATGCCGTCGATACCCGCAGGGACGGAGATGAGGCTGCGCACCCCGGGGATGAAGCGCCCGAAGAAGACCGCCTTCGGTCCGTGCCGGTCGAACCACACGTCCGCCTTGTCCACGTCAGCGACGTCCACGAGCGGCATCCTCTTCGCGATGAGGCGCAACCGGTCCAGGCCCAGGGCGGCACCGATGCCGTAGAGCAGCATCGCGCCGACGACCGAGCCGAGCGTCGCCCACAGCACGGCCTCGACCGGTGAGTACTTCCCCTGCGAGGCGGTGAAGCCCGCGAGCGGCAGCACGACCTCGCTCGGGATCGGCGGGAAGACGTTCTCGAGGAAGATGGCCAGCGCGATGCCGGGGCCCCCGATCCGTTCCATGAGGTCGAGGACCCACTCGACGATCGTGTTCATGAGGCCTTTCCGAGGCAGTGGCGTCTACGGTGGGGGCTCGTGGGCACCCCGGATGATCAGGACAAGGCTACGGGTGCTCCCTCGGCAGATCCTGTGAGCCACGGGGTGGGGCCGTGGCCGGGGGAGTGGCCGCAGGACCCGCGGCTGGACCCGGAGCTGCTGCGCGGGGGTGACCGGCGCAACGTCGAGGACCGCTACCGCTACTGGTCCCACGAGGCCATCACCGCAGACCTCGCCTCCCGGCGGCACGCCTTCCACGTCGCGATCGAGAACTGGGAGCACGACTTCAACATCGGCTCCGTCGTGCGCACCGCCAACGCGATGGGCGCCGCGGCCTTCCACATCGTCGGCAAGCGGCGGTGGAACCGGCGCGGCGCGATGGTCACCGATCGCTACCAGGTCGAGCACCACCACCCGTCCGTCGCCGACCTCGTGGAGTGGACGAGCACGGCGGGCGAAGGGGGGACCCCCCTTCGCCTCATCGGCATCGACAATGTCCCCGGCTCGGTCCCGCTCGAGACGTACGACCTGCCGCGGGAGTGCGTCCTCGTCTTCGGCCAGGAGGGGCCGGGGATCTCCCCGGAGATGCTCGCCGCGTGCGACGACGTCCTCGAGATCAGCCAGTTCGGCTCGACCCGGTCGATGAACGCCGGTGCGGCCGCGGCGATCGCCATGCACGCGTGGGTGCGGCGGCACCACTTCGGTCAGGGCGTGCGCGAGGCGTAGGCGTCCGCCGTCCGAATGGACCTGTCGGCCCCGGCTCCTCGCCCGTACCATCGACGGGTGAGCCAGTACCTGACCTTCGTCGCCTTCGCCGCGGTCGTGGCCGTCGCGCCGGGACCCGACACGCTCCTGACCCTGCGCAACTCGGTCGTCGGGGGCCGCGTCCGCGGTGCGTGGACTGCCGTGGGGATCTGTGCGGCCGGCGTCGTGCAGGGTGTGCTCGCCGCCGCGGGGCTGGGCGCGGTCGTCGCGCACGTCGAGCCCCTCTTCCAGACGATCCGCTGGGTCGGCGTCGCCTACCTGCTCTTCCTCGGGGTCACCGCCCTGCGGTCGGCCGCCGCCACCGAGGGCGCCTGGGCCGTGGGCGAGCTGAAGGGGCCGGTCGAGCGTCCGTGGCGGGCGCTCGCCACGGGCTTCCTGTGCAACATCACCAACCCCAAGGTGCTGCTGTTCAACCTCGCGGTGCTGCCGCAGTTCCTCGCCCCCGGGGCCGGGACGGGCACCTTCATCGCCTACGCCCTCACGCTGACCGCCCTGGGCGCGGTCGTGCTCTTCGCGATCGTCCTCGCCGCCCAGCTCGCCCGCGGGGCGATCCAGCGGGTCCGGGTGCGGCGTGGCATCGACGGCGGCACCGGCGCGGCGATGCTCGGCTTCGCGGGCGCGCTCGCAGCGGGCCACTGACCCGACGCCGGACGTCGACTGCCACGATCGAGCCATGAGCCCTGCACCGTCCCGTCGTTCCGAGGTCGCGCCCTTCGAGGTCATGGACGTGCTCGCCCGCGTGGCGGCCATGCGCGCCGAGGGCCGCGAGGTCATCTCGCTGTGCGCGGGCGAGCCGAGCCGGGGCGCACCGGCTGCCGTGCACGCCGCGGCCGCCCGGATCCACACCGAGCGACGGTCGCTGGGCTACACGCCCGCGCTGGGGACCGCCTCCCTTCGCTCCGCCATCGCCGGGCACTACTCCCGCTGGTACGGCCTCGACCTCGACCCGGGGGAGGTGGCGGTGACGACGGGCTCGTCCGGCGGGTTCGTCCTGGCCTTCCTCGCCGCCTTCGACCACGGCGACCGCGTCGCGCTCGCCCGCCCGGGCTACCCGGCCTACCGCAACATCCTCGCGGGGCTCGGTTGCGAGGTCGTCGACCTGCCGACCGGCCCGGTCGAGCGCTACCAGCCGACGGTCGCGCAGCTGGAGGCCGCCCACGCCGAGGCGCCCCTCGCCGGGCTGGTCCTCGCCTCGCCGGCCAACCCCACGGGAACGATGGTCGACCGCGGCGAGCTGACGGCGATCGCCGCGTGGTGCGCCGCGCACGGCGTGCGGCTGGTCAGCGACGAGATCTACCACGGCGTCACCTACGCCGACCCCGACAGCCCGGACGCGAAGGGGGTCTGCGCCCGGGAGGTCGACGAGCACGCCATCGTCGTCTCCTCCTTCAGCAAGTACTGGGGGATGACCGGGTGGCGCCTGGGCTGGCTGCTCGTGCCGCAGGACCTGCGCGCGGCGGTCGACGCGCTCGCCGGAAACATCGCGCTGTGCCCGCCGGCCGCGGCGCAGGAGGCGGCGGTCGAGGCCTTCACCGAGGA
Proteins encoded in this region:
- a CDS encoding LuxR C-terminal-related transcriptional regulator, translating into MGRTRLITSVTARVLEGQAVAVHGPRGMGRSTFLAAVTAGVPHPISVRLQRRGVPGHGVSVVAAAFPQATLDELPDRMRSLLLDPRTLPATDAAERLGDALTELLTAQAATAPFVLVLDDAQHLDAVSLAALRAAASRSLGPGAFGALVAVGPAEVDPTTGHPRTVTARELSLLHVDLQPFAAADTVELLAAHDVPTDTALWAHRESGGNPGLAREIAAAVDGLPPEEAARQLGGLARARVHGLTEPVRATLQRVAAMHQPTTAILQRIGGETAVASIRAARALGLLVTEDEYLRLTPEALGDVLLESVDSDELIALHRELAEHADSEGLTRYHLALAGDTGTTPADLAAAATGCASRGEHDLAAQLYLLAADAGTPERDEWLTLSLENAVIGKETRVLHRATRAAADLTEPSLSVRAKLALVELGDSAPDEILVAALYESRDDPTLQARVHLQRARLLAGSNDLRSAMDTAGRAVELARRAGRTDIEVDALTVGAAVGRTLGDPDARRLMEEAAALAGDPRPGQVHTSARYIAARFSLHDDDLRRARAAFVDMLADVGPDAGYDTVHVLRSLVEVVARQGRGREALELAGRATRAATHFDTPVATTWFIEEIAESVGGTFERTRVVSSRGVDLARRERDQRYLRRHLAHLGLALLHLDDLEGAVGVYRELRRLDADSGIRDLTSVRWHTDAVTALVLGGEVDEADGLLAEVRAGLDDGMGAPGVAAAADRAAAEIAAARGDLDTARTLATRSITAAEEHRLPIELARSLVTLAHIERRARRGGRSREAAARAREVLRPLHAVPWAEWVNARFPEGAALHTLELEEPEGTADPLGDLTLTEQQVAGLVAEGASNREIAQRLHLSVKTVEGSLTRIYRKTGVRSRTQLATLVLGHGPR
- a CDS encoding DedA family protein, whose amino-acid sequence is MNTIVEWVLDLMERIGGPGIALAIFLENVFPPIPSEVVLPLAGFTASQGKYSPVEAVLWATLGSVVGAMLLYGIGAALGLDRLRLIAKRMPLVDVADVDKADVWFDRHGPKAVFFGRFIPGVRSLISVPAGIDGMPVTIFLGYTTAGSLLWNSLFVTIGYQLGGRYHLVEQYMDPISKVVYALIIIAVLATLAWMVRRSMRRRRDPDDDIDLETD
- a CDS encoding TrmH family RNA methyltransferase — protein: MSHGVGPWPGEWPQDPRLDPELLRGGDRRNVEDRYRYWSHEAITADLASRRHAFHVAIENWEHDFNIGSVVRTANAMGAAAFHIVGKRRWNRRGAMVTDRYQVEHHHPSVADLVEWTSTAGEGGTPLRLIGIDNVPGSVPLETYDLPRECVLVFGQEGPGISPEMLAACDDVLEISQFGSTRSMNAGAAAAIAMHAWVRRHHFGQGVREA
- a CDS encoding LysE family translocator, with the translated sequence MSQYLTFVAFAAVVAVAPGPDTLLTLRNSVVGGRVRGAWTAVGICAAGVVQGVLAAAGLGAVVAHVEPLFQTIRWVGVAYLLFLGVTALRSAAATEGAWAVGELKGPVERPWRALATGFLCNITNPKVLLFNLAVLPQFLAPGAGTGTFIAYALTLTALGAVVLFAIVLAAQLARGAIQRVRVRRGIDGGTGAAMLGFAGALAAGH
- a CDS encoding aminotransferase class I/II-fold pyridoxal phosphate-dependent enzyme, whose translation is MSPAPSRRSEVAPFEVMDVLARVAAMRAEGREVISLCAGEPSRGAPAAVHAAAARIHTERRSLGYTPALGTASLRSAIAGHYSRWYGLDLDPGEVAVTTGSSGGFVLAFLAAFDHGDRVALARPGYPAYRNILAGLGCEVVDLPTGPVERYQPTVAQLEAAHAEAPLAGLVLASPANPTGTMVDRGELTAIAAWCAAHGVRLVSDEIYHGVTYADPDSPDAKGVCAREVDEHAIVVSSFSKYWGMTGWRLGWLLVPQDLRAAVDALAGNIALCPPAAAQEAAVEAFTEETYAECEAALVDFAEAREVLLARAPELGWGDSAPADGAFYYWADLGEALAPFADSREYATALLEETGVALTPGTDFDPVDGRHCVRLSLAAGPEAIGEALERIITWQRSAR